In bacterium, a single window of DNA contains:
- the corA gene encoding magnesium/cobalt transporter CorA, with the protein MNMVVNCAAYEHGRRVRNIPIDDISEVLELPGPFVWVGLHEPDEPLLRQIQQEFGLHDLAVEDALRAHQRPKLEEYGDALFVVLRTARIDDGGAGHIVLGETHLFVGPRYIVSIRHGASASYADVRHRCETTPHLLKKGPGFVLYAIMDFVVDHYFPIVDQLEDRLDSIEEAIFSSATPDRGAVEEIYDLKRDLLVGKRAVSPLVDICNRLMRFDLAVIPEDTRPYFRDVYDHAIRINETIDTLRELVTSALEAKLSLISVEQSDITKKLAAWAAIIAVPTMIAGIYGMNFEFIPELRWHYGYPSVVAMMLGICGFLYWRFRAAGWL; encoded by the coding sequence ATGAACATGGTCGTGAACTGCGCCGCCTACGAGCACGGCCGGCGGGTGCGCAACATCCCGATCGACGACATCAGCGAGGTCCTCGAGCTGCCCGGGCCGTTCGTCTGGGTCGGCCTGCACGAGCCCGACGAGCCGCTGCTGCGCCAGATCCAGCAGGAGTTCGGGCTGCACGATCTCGCGGTCGAGGACGCGCTGCGCGCCCACCAGCGGCCGAAGCTCGAGGAGTACGGCGACGCGTTGTTCGTCGTCCTGCGCACGGCGCGCATCGACGACGGCGGCGCCGGGCACATCGTGCTCGGCGAGACGCATCTCTTCGTCGGCCCGCGCTACATCGTCTCGATCCGCCACGGCGCCTCGGCCTCGTATGCCGACGTGCGGCACCGCTGCGAGACCACCCCGCACCTCCTGAAGAAGGGCCCGGGGTTCGTCCTCTACGCGATCATGGACTTCGTGGTCGACCACTACTTCCCGATCGTCGACCAGCTCGAGGACCGGCTCGATTCGATCGAGGAGGCGATCTTCTCCTCCGCGACGCCGGACCGCGGCGCCGTCGAGGAGATCTACGACCTCAAGCGCGATCTGCTGGTCGGCAAGCGCGCGGTGTCGCCGCTGGTCGACATCTGCAACCGGCTGATGCGTTTCGATCTGGCGGTCATCCCCGAGGACACGCGGCCCTACTTCCGCGACGTCTACGATCACGCCATCCGCATCAACGAGACCATCGACACCCTGCGCGAGCTGGTCACCAGCGCCCTCGAGGCGAAGCTGTCGCTGATCTCGGTCGAGCAGAGCGACATCACCAAGAAGCTCGCCGCCTGGGCGGCGATCATCGCCGTGCCGACGATGATCGCCGGCATCTACGGCATGAACTTCGAGTTCATCCCCGAGCTGCGCTGGCACTACGGCTACCCCAGCGTGGTGGCCATGATGCTCGGCATCTGCGGCTTCCTCTACTGGCGCTTCCGCGCGGCGGGCTGGCTCTAG
- a CDS encoding peptidyl-prolyl cis-trans isomerase produces the protein MRPWGRLLLAAIAGALLAIGVQHLPRGRERAPVAAPAAPLAVVDGRSISVDDFGAEMARRGGPANFPSEEARRALLDEMVRTEVLAANGRARGYLDDYGVRRDMLDILAGKYREEAVDPILDALGVGDDEVAAFYDAHPQAFTIPAAARAAIIHFALRQPAAETTVVATRARAAAVRAEVEQQPEAARFAALAAQYSDDQASRYLGGDTGWLVAGQPDGRFAPAVVAAVFALERAGQLAPLLETADGLYVIRLVDTRPATRRPLEEVAPLIRAQVLAEKRHRRLEALYAEAAGRVDVEVHPERLSAVPLPPPAAPRPPGPPPLPGL, from the coding sequence GTGAGGCCCTGGGGCAGGCTCCTCCTCGCCGCGATCGCCGGCGCGCTGCTGGCGATCGGCGTGCAGCATCTGCCGCGCGGCCGGGAGCGCGCCCCGGTCGCGGCGCCGGCGGCGCCGCTGGCCGTCGTCGACGGTCGGTCGATCAGCGTCGACGACTTCGGCGCCGAGATGGCGCGGCGCGGCGGCCCGGCCAACTTCCCCAGCGAGGAGGCGCGGCGCGCCCTGCTGGACGAGATGGTGCGCACCGAGGTGCTGGCCGCCAATGGCCGCGCCCGCGGCTATCTCGACGACTACGGCGTGCGGCGCGACATGCTGGACATCCTCGCCGGCAAGTATCGGGAGGAGGCGGTCGACCCGATCCTGGACGCGCTGGGGGTCGGCGACGACGAGGTGGCCGCCTTCTACGACGCCCATCCCCAGGCCTTCACCATTCCCGCCGCGGCGCGCGCCGCGATCATCCACTTCGCCCTCCGCCAGCCCGCCGCGGAGACCACGGTGGTCGCGACGCGGGCCCGCGCCGCCGCGGTGCGCGCCGAAGTGGAGCAGCAGCCGGAGGCGGCGCGCTTCGCGGCGCTGGCGGCGCAGTACTCGGACGACCAGGCGAGCCGCTACCTCGGCGGCGACACCGGCTGGCTGGTCGCCGGACAACCCGACGGCCGCTTCGCTCCCGCCGTCGTCGCGGCCGTCTTCGCGCTCGAACGCGCCGGGCAGCTCGCGCCGCTGCTCGAGACGGCGGACGGCCTGTACGTCATCCGGCTGGTCGACACCCGCCCGGCGACGCGGCGACCGCTCGAGGAGGTGGCGCCGCTGATCCGCGCCCAGGTGCTGGCGGAGAAGCGGCACCGGCGCCTGGAGGCGCTGTATGCCGAGGCGGCGGGACGGGTCGACGTCGAGGTGCACCCCGAACGACTGTCCGCCGTGCCGCTGCCGCCGCCGGCCGCGCCGCGCCCGCCGGGTCCGCCGCCGCTCCCCGGCCTGTGA